A window of Pirellulaceae bacterium contains these coding sequences:
- a CDS encoding DUF1501 domain-containing protein has translation MDDLLVNRRELLRIGGVSILGGLVSQHGEAASVAPQAESCIFILLQGGPSHIDLWDPKPKAPPEIRGPYQTIRTSVPGVEFGEPLSHTARVAHHLSVVRSMTHRFTNHIAGTYVTLTGSVNQPDQDREAHVNDFPGPGAVLNHLTRSVGSVPCSVSLPNWLSIPGPSNRMPGQYGGFLGAVSDPLVIEGDPNRNTYQPLQLAMQAGMTKMRLNNRLQLMKQLDQMARRLEVELRRKHDALQQSAYDLVIDGRVREALDLSKESTHVRDRYGRNKCGQSLLVARRLVEAGVKFVAYNAFNQEWDTHGNLEPRYKQIVPPIDQGFAALIEDLANRGLLDKTLVINSGEFGRTPVINKQAGRDHWPNVYSTTLAGGGIKSGQTVGASDWKGGEVADQPISPADLLATMWHQLGISHQTEIRDSLNRPFVLSRGSVVRDLIA, from the coding sequence ATGGATGATTTGCTGGTTAATCGACGAGAGCTCCTACGTATTGGCGGTGTCTCTATCTTGGGCGGGCTTGTGTCGCAACACGGCGAAGCGGCCTCCGTGGCACCGCAAGCGGAGAGCTGTATTTTTATCTTGTTGCAAGGTGGTCCGAGTCATATCGATTTATGGGATCCAAAACCGAAGGCACCGCCGGAAATTCGAGGCCCCTACCAGACCATTCGGACCTCCGTGCCCGGTGTCGAATTTGGTGAACCTCTTTCTCACACGGCTCGGGTGGCTCATCATTTGTCCGTGGTGCGATCAATGACTCATCGATTCACCAATCATATTGCGGGTACATATGTCACTTTAACAGGCTCAGTGAATCAACCCGACCAGGATCGGGAAGCCCATGTTAACGATTTTCCGGGGCCTGGCGCGGTCTTGAATCATCTAACTCGAAGCGTGGGATCCGTGCCTTGTAGCGTTTCGCTCCCCAATTGGTTGAGCATTCCCGGGCCTTCCAATCGTATGCCGGGACAGTACGGCGGATTTCTAGGAGCGGTTTCTGACCCGCTCGTGATCGAGGGTGATCCCAATCGCAACACGTATCAGCCACTTCAACTCGCCATGCAGGCGGGGATGACGAAGATGCGATTGAACAATCGATTGCAACTGATGAAACAACTCGATCAGATGGCTCGTCGCCTCGAAGTGGAGCTACGCCGTAAGCACGATGCGTTGCAACAGTCTGCCTACGATTTGGTGATTGATGGGAGAGTCCGAGAAGCGCTCGACCTTTCCAAGGAATCGACTCATGTGCGAGATCGCTATGGCCGCAACAAGTGTGGTCAGTCATTGTTGGTGGCTCGTCGACTGGTAGAAGCGGGAGTCAAATTCGTCGCTTACAATGCGTTCAATCAGGAATGGGACACGCATGGGAATCTAGAGCCGCGCTACAAACAAATTGTCCCACCGATTGATCAGGGTTTCGCCGCCTTAATTGAAGATCTTGCCAATCGCGGCCTCTTGGACAAAACGCTCGTGATTAATTCAGGAGAATTTGGGCGTACGCCTGTCATCAACAAACAAGCAGGTCGTGATCATTGGCCCAATGTCTATTCCACAACGCTTGCTGGAGGTGGAATCAAGTCAGGGCAAACGGTGGGAGCCAGTGATTGGAAGGGCGGTGAAGTGGCGGATCAGCCTATTTCTCCAGCTGATTTGCTTGCCACCATGTGGCACCAACTTGGGATTTCTCACCAAACAGAGATCCGAGATTCGTTGAATCGTCCCTTTGTGCTGTCGCGAGGGAGTGTTGTTCGCGACTTGATTGCATAG
- a CDS encoding redoxin domain-containing protein gives MIKPVFRSLSYCLLMVGFVGCVEQDSELTLSASGRSEVRDSDERAEKWTDIDGNAHQLFAPGADRLCVLVFVTTDCPVANAYQPTLREIVKEFAEADVDFYQINPTKSATIGKAKQHVADFEIASPMILDPNQTIARRVGAEVTPESFLISPQEEILYRGRIDDLYVGFGKRRQSPTSHDLRDAITTALAAKPISISVTKPTGCLIQYDEGSL, from the coding sequence ATGATTAAGCCCGTTTTCCGTTCGCTGTCGTATTGCCTCCTGATGGTTGGTTTCGTTGGCTGCGTCGAGCAGGACAGCGAGTTAACGTTAAGTGCGTCAGGACGCAGCGAGGTACGCGACTCTGATGAGCGAGCCGAAAAGTGGACCGATATTGACGGTAACGCGCACCAACTATTTGCACCCGGCGCGGATCGACTTTGCGTCTTGGTCTTCGTCACCACAGATTGTCCGGTCGCCAACGCATACCAGCCAACGCTGCGCGAGATCGTCAAAGAGTTTGCCGAGGCGGATGTCGACTTCTACCAAATCAACCCAACGAAGTCGGCGACGATTGGGAAAGCAAAACAACACGTAGCGGACTTCGAAATCGCTTCGCCGATGATCCTCGATCCGAACCAAACGATTGCACGGCGTGTTGGCGCAGAGGTAACACCCGAATCGTTTTTAATCTCGCCGCAGGAAGAAATCTTGTATCGGGGCCGCATCGATGACTTGTACGTCGGCTTCGGCAAGAGGAGGCAATCGCCAACGTCACACGACTTGCGAGACGCAATCACCACGGCGCTCGCAGCCAAGCCGATTTCGATATCCGTGACGAAACCCACCGGTTGCCTCATTCAATATGACGAAGGATCACTCTAA
- the ndk gene encoding nucleoside-diphosphate kinase, with protein MERSLVLLKPDCVQRRLMGEVISRFEEKGLNIIAMKMLQVTPELAKQHYAEHVSKPFYPGLEAFITGAPVVAMIIEGLEVIQVVRDMLGATSGLKAAAGTIRGDLSSSRQMNLVHASDGTEAAEREIGLYFSPNEVCDYEPTLTPWMKAADE; from the coding sequence ATGGAACGATCACTCGTATTACTGAAACCTGACTGTGTTCAACGCCGCCTCATGGGAGAGGTGATTTCCCGCTTCGAAGAAAAAGGCCTGAACATCATCGCGATGAAGATGCTGCAAGTCACACCCGAACTGGCGAAACAGCATTACGCCGAACATGTCAGCAAGCCATTTTACCCAGGTCTCGAAGCATTCATCACCGGTGCTCCGGTTGTCGCCATGATCATCGAGGGCCTGGAAGTGATCCAAGTGGTGCGAGACATGCTTGGAGCGACCAGTGGTCTCAAAGCAGCAGCAGGAACAATTCGCGGTGACTTGAGCAGTAGTCGCCAAATGAATTTAGTGCATGCATCGGACGGTACCGAGGCAGCCGAACGGGAAATCGGACTCTACTTCTCGCCAAACGAAGTCTGCGACTACGAGCCGACCCTTACACCATGGATGAAGGCAGCTGACGAATAG
- a CDS encoding sigma-70 family RNA polymerase sigma factor, which produces MRENERAVTAYLRTMVRDPGLVDDLFQETLITAWNKFGEFDPTQPLGPWLRGIAFNLVRNAARSRRRDCLVFGPTAEEAIESIFRKFDGINEAWEEQVSAIRGCVNELPERSRRIVELRYERNSNAAQIAQCESSSPAAIRKQLQRIRQLLAECIQRKTERSAPA; this is translated from the coding sequence GTGCGTGAGAACGAACGTGCGGTGACAGCGTATTTGCGGACGATGGTCCGCGACCCGGGGCTGGTCGACGACCTTTTTCAAGAAACGCTGATTACGGCTTGGAACAAGTTCGGCGAGTTCGATCCGACTCAGCCATTGGGCCCGTGGCTACGAGGAATTGCCTTCAACTTGGTGCGCAATGCGGCTCGTTCGAGGCGCCGCGACTGCCTAGTATTTGGTCCGACGGCTGAGGAAGCGATCGAGTCAATCTTTAGGAAATTCGACGGTATCAACGAAGCGTGGGAGGAGCAGGTTAGTGCAATTCGCGGCTGCGTCAATGAGTTGCCAGAGCGGTCTCGCAGGATCGTGGAATTGCGATATGAGCGAAACTCGAACGCGGCACAAATCGCTCAGTGCGAGTCAAGTTCACCGGCGGCGATACGCAAACAGTTGCAGCGGATACGACAACTGTTGGCCGAATGCATACAGCGAAAGACGGAGCGTTCGGCACCCGCTTGA
- a CDS encoding DUF1559 domain-containing protein, whose product MSPTSNRRSVDGFTLVELLVVIAIIGLLVAILLPAVNAARSAARRTQCINNTKQICLAIVAFESARGHLPQRPFFNNRAIYLQDGEMNGKKTTSTQLLPYIEGTTGVAIRRDSGLSGSSVLSEPSFACPSDVEQIITVSARGKTFAEQKGNYGFNWGFADFRRPDKNTQGPFAAYAGKTTSKIKFQHISDGASKTMAIIEMRKAPFRSTQPTRLVDVRGRIWRSKAIGAYHVSTRQTPNSVEPDRIVLCLDRPDIGMPCDRVRLRAVGQDSYVTARSAHAGLVNVGMCDGSVRSIPDEIDVAVWRAMSTMRGGEIGTQSDL is encoded by the coding sequence GTGAGCCCTACCTCAAATCGCCGGTCGGTTGACGGATTCACACTTGTTGAACTTTTAGTTGTAATTGCAATTATCGGACTATTGGTGGCCATTTTGCTACCGGCCGTGAATGCTGCCAGATCAGCAGCCCGTCGCACGCAATGTATCAACAACACAAAACAGATTTGTCTGGCCATTGTCGCGTTTGAATCGGCACGTGGTCACTTACCCCAGCGTCCTTTCTTCAACAATAGGGCGATCTATCTTCAAGACGGCGAAATGAATGGCAAGAAAACAACTTCGACTCAGTTACTACCGTACATCGAAGGCACCACAGGCGTTGCGATTCGTCGTGACTCTGGCCTTTCCGGATCGAGTGTGCTTAGCGAACCCAGTTTCGCCTGCCCCTCCGACGTCGAGCAGATAATTACCGTATCGGCACGAGGAAAGACGTTTGCCGAACAGAAAGGGAATTACGGATTCAACTGGGGGTTTGCCGACTTTCGCAGGCCCGACAAAAATACACAGGGACCTTTCGCAGCCTATGCGGGGAAAACAACGTCCAAGATAAAATTCCAACACATCAGCGACGGGGCGAGCAAGACAATGGCCATAATTGAAATGCGAAAGGCTCCATTTCGATCGACTCAACCTACCCGACTCGTAGACGTACGTGGACGGATTTGGCGAAGCAAGGCGATTGGTGCCTACCACGTGTCTACGCGACAGACGCCCAACTCCGTCGAACCTGATCGAATTGTCCTTTGTTTGGATCGCCCCGACATCGGAATGCCGTGCGACAGGGTGCGGCTAAGAGCAGTTGGACAGGACTCCTACGTGACCGCGCGGAGTGCGCATGCAGGACTTGTCAACGTAGGAATGTGTGACGGATCAGTCCGTTCAATTCCCGATGAGATTGATGTGGCTGTGTGGCGCGCGATGTCGACAATGCGTGGCGGCGAAATTGGCACTCAATCCGATTTGTAA
- a CDS encoding cytochrome c, with product MLRFTKSVFGAVLFVSAVGTAQGQQQVTFSDHIAKIIYAKCSSCHRPGQAGPFDLLTYDDIAERADTIKAVVDDGYMPPWKNMTDDVSFQHDRRLTRDEFQLIQRWVAAGAPQGNPRTAPPLPKFPTEWQLGRPDVVVEMNGSFDVPASGPDVYRSFVFQLDLPEHKWVKAVEVKSQAKSALHHALFFVDAAKSSRSEDGKDGKPGMSGMGFLGRAAMASANARNKDASIQPSISLGGYVPGTTPMLLPGDNAMLLPKGSDIVMQVHFHPTGKHETEHAKLALYLADRPPSRQLTTIKIPPLFGRFSNIDIPAGKTDYALIDSFTLPVDVNAIRASGHAHYLGKEMCMTARLPSGKMLDLLQIHEWDLDWQDMYQFSSPVALPAGTVIHGKVLYDNSKANPSNPSNPPKRVAWGRESFDEMGSVSLQVVAKNASDQARLNEAVRGKMRRAFVTAARNGQLGGGNRESGPAQSIADDRLDANRDGRIQRSELAGQFPRGEQIFNRLDENKDGVLDKVELEAARGRMNRLRNFRGGRR from the coding sequence ATGTTACGATTCACCAAGTCAGTTTTTGGAGCAGTGCTGTTTGTCAGCGCTGTCGGAACCGCACAAGGGCAACAACAAGTTACCTTCTCCGATCACATTGCGAAGATCATCTACGCGAAGTGCAGTTCATGCCATCGTCCGGGACAAGCGGGGCCATTCGATTTGTTAACGTACGATGACATAGCGGAACGAGCTGATACGATCAAAGCGGTTGTCGATGACGGGTATATGCCACCGTGGAAAAACATGACCGACGACGTCTCGTTTCAACATGACCGGCGGCTTACGAGAGACGAGTTTCAGCTGATCCAACGCTGGGTCGCAGCCGGCGCCCCACAAGGCAACCCGCGAACCGCGCCGCCGCTGCCTAAGTTTCCCACTGAGTGGCAACTCGGTCGGCCCGATGTGGTAGTCGAAATGAACGGTAGCTTTGACGTTCCCGCGAGTGGTCCCGACGTCTATCGCTCGTTTGTCTTTCAGCTTGATTTGCCCGAACACAAATGGGTGAAGGCGGTCGAGGTTAAGTCGCAAGCAAAATCTGCGTTGCATCACGCGCTCTTCTTTGTGGATGCAGCCAAGTCGTCGCGATCCGAAGACGGCAAAGACGGCAAGCCGGGGATGTCAGGAATGGGCTTTCTTGGACGGGCCGCGATGGCATCCGCCAACGCCCGGAACAAGGACGCGTCAATTCAGCCGTCGATTTCACTGGGCGGATACGTACCGGGAACGACGCCCATGCTACTGCCCGGAGACAATGCCATGCTGCTTCCCAAGGGATCGGACATTGTGATGCAGGTACACTTCCATCCAACTGGCAAACACGAAACCGAACACGCCAAACTGGCGTTGTACTTGGCTGATCGACCGCCGTCACGACAACTGACCACGATTAAGATTCCACCGCTGTTTGGACGGTTCTCCAACATCGACATTCCTGCTGGCAAGACAGACTATGCGCTGATCGATTCGTTTACCTTGCCGGTCGATGTGAATGCAATTCGCGCGTCGGGGCACGCTCATTATCTCGGCAAGGAAATGTGCATGACCGCAAGACTGCCAAGTGGCAAGATGCTTGACCTGTTGCAGATTCACGAATGGGACTTGGACTGGCAGGACATGTATCAGTTCTCAAGTCCTGTCGCACTGCCTGCGGGAACTGTCATCCATGGAAAGGTCCTTTACGACAACTCGAAAGCGAATCCGTCGAACCCAAGCAATCCGCCAAAACGAGTGGCATGGGGCCGCGAGTCATTCGACGAGATGGGTAGTGTTAGTCTACAAGTCGTCGCCAAAAACGCGAGCGATCAGGCTCGGCTCAACGAGGCCGTTCGCGGGAAAATGCGTCGTGCATTCGTGACTGCCGCGCGCAATGGTCAACTTGGAGGAGGCAACCGCGAAAGTGGACCGGCACAATCGATCGCCGATGACCGTCTGGACGCGAATCGTGATGGTCGTATTCAACGTTCAGAATTAGCGGGGCAGTTCCCTCGCGGCGAACAGATCTTCAATCGCCTCGATGAAAACAAAGACGGCGTGCTGGATAAAGTCGAACTGGAAGCAGCTCGCGGCAGGATGAACCGATTGCGTAACTTCCGAGGAGGTCGGCGATGA
- a CDS encoding PEP-CTERM sorting domain-containing protein has protein sequence MRSIRKVQLDRLVFVQTVLCCVFCTSWTFLANGAITDGLVAYYPFDDGAGLTLTEVTGLSSDGELYEFPDDDSQWVAGQIGGALEYDGIDDFVIAAEHPLAETALSVSIWGYANEAPTWASLVKNWGQGSVGQFHFGLGVGDADTLNIFITTESGAANVGTDVDDIEFEEWQHFAFVVDPIEETVFLYRNGEVVDDQLYDGTEFTDAPNSEALGIGVKTNNFGDAADPGGCCPGYWDGRLDDLGIWHRALTSEEVSKIYQDGLLGKPLLPGAGIRGDFNGDGQLDAMDIDLLSAEVRFGNNPASFDLTADGRVDSKDRIEWVEVVANTYFGDSNLDGEFNSSDFVAVFAAGEYEDNVDDNSSWSTGDWNGDTEFDSSDFVTAFTAGGYEVGARVFAVPEPSSLIILLIGLVGLACRLRR, from the coding sequence ATGCGCTCCATCCGAAAAGTTCAACTGGATCGTCTGGTTTTTGTGCAAACTGTCCTTTGCTGCGTTTTTTGCACAAGTTGGACTTTTCTTGCGAATGGGGCAATTACGGATGGTTTAGTCGCTTATTATCCGTTCGACGATGGTGCCGGTTTGACGCTCACCGAGGTCACGGGACTGTCGTCAGATGGGGAACTGTATGAATTTCCCGATGACGATTCGCAGTGGGTTGCCGGGCAGATTGGTGGGGCTCTTGAGTATGACGGGATCGATGATTTTGTGATTGCTGCCGAACATCCCCTAGCTGAGACGGCGTTGTCGGTCTCAATTTGGGGATATGCAAACGAAGCTCCCACCTGGGCTTCGCTTGTCAAAAACTGGGGGCAAGGATCCGTAGGGCAGTTTCATTTTGGGCTCGGGGTTGGAGATGCGGATACGCTCAACATCTTCATTACCACGGAGTCGGGTGCCGCCAATGTGGGTACCGATGTGGATGACATTGAATTTGAAGAATGGCAGCACTTTGCTTTTGTCGTCGACCCAATCGAAGAAACGGTGTTTCTCTATCGCAATGGTGAAGTCGTTGATGATCAACTCTATGATGGGACTGAATTCACGGATGCACCCAATAGTGAAGCACTTGGAATTGGTGTGAAGACCAACAACTTCGGCGATGCGGCTGATCCGGGAGGATGTTGTCCTGGGTATTGGGACGGTCGGCTAGATGATCTTGGGATTTGGCATCGAGCTCTCACCAGTGAGGAAGTCTCCAAGATTTATCAAGACGGCTTGTTGGGAAAGCCGTTGTTGCCGGGCGCTGGAATCCGTGGTGATTTTAATGGCGATGGTCAATTGGATGCGATGGATATCGATTTGCTGAGTGCAGAGGTTCGATTCGGTAACAATCCTGCGAGCTTTGATTTAACAGCTGACGGACGGGTCGACTCGAAAGATCGGATCGAGTGGGTTGAGGTTGTTGCGAATACCTATTTTGGTGACTCAAATCTTGACGGAGAGTTCAACAGCTCGGATTTTGTTGCTGTATTTGCAGCAGGTGAATACGAAGATAACGTCGACGATAATTCAAGCTGGTCGACGGGAGACTGGAATGGTGACACCGAATTTGATAGCTCGGATTTTGTCACCGCATTTACCGCCGGCGGGTATGAAGTGGGAGCTCGTGTTTTCGCTGTTCCAGAACCGAGTAGCCTTATTATCTTACTGATTGGACTGGTCGGTCTGGCGTGTCGATTGCGCCGATAA
- a CDS encoding PEP-CTERM sorting domain-containing protein, translating into MKVWNFKYLVAGLMLALCCTSVKADVFDLDFETDPEDMGIEFFGTSEWREDDGFDDTGYLSITDALNGQRGAIVFPDLANGESLKAFSIEADLRVGGGTSRPADGFSFNFARPGDPVLDDGEGWASSPTNEGNLPEEGTTTGLAIGFDEWFSGGSDVVGMSIRLDNDLVDQYEFPLLNGEVDDQDSLQTGPEGVFDDELQDMMDWAHLSIELCANNLSVKYKDVEVFDQVVEYDPTPGLLVFGGRTGGANAYHHIDNIQVKTGTDVGEGCVIIPPSYVAGENVIGTRTFDATVSNQVFGPEQPGVSGHSGRIVTDTGLTIDSMTVAEEILEDEEGDVGSYPVVDMAGGGGTFPVNLPYPNGVAGTGQEDFAVETVAEVVIPAGTWTVGFGSDDGGALTIPGVEFTVTSDTNDSFDDDQIRFEGTRGHGWTVGTFTLDEPLETAIIGQFFERGGGDSFEIAVIEGEVIEDASPDNGWELLGDGTLDWSVKHTGVPLVSADLNASVVAERPLEFDVNGDSGSADQLAIENPDSEVYTTILDVDGVTFQIKGVGSFSTGESFSIVDADQITGTPILSSLDPSQTWAFDAENGLLCYEVCAGTLVGDYNGNGLLDAEDLDLNAAVGIPSQDLAYDLNNDGLVNTADRKIWVNDLKNTWMGDADLNGVFDSGDLVTVFAAAKYETGQAASWGQGDWNGDQKFDSGDLVEAFSNAGYNAGQRPGGPNPATAAVPEPSSLVLAMLSLFGLVGFARRRK; encoded by the coding sequence ATGAAAGTTTGGAATTTTAAGTATCTTGTTGCGGGGCTGATGTTAGCCCTCTGTTGTACATCGGTGAAAGCCGATGTCTTTGACCTTGATTTCGAAACCGATCCGGAAGACATGGGCATCGAATTTTTCGGCACATCGGAGTGGCGTGAAGATGATGGGTTTGATGACACCGGATATTTGAGCATTACCGATGCTCTGAATGGCCAACGTGGTGCTATTGTTTTCCCCGACTTGGCAAATGGGGAATCTCTGAAGGCTTTCAGTATCGAAGCTGACTTGCGTGTGGGTGGTGGTACGAGTCGACCTGCGGATGGTTTCAGTTTCAATTTTGCTCGTCCTGGTGACCCTGTCTTAGACGACGGTGAAGGTTGGGCTTCGAGCCCCACCAACGAAGGTAATCTTCCTGAAGAGGGAACAACCACAGGTTTGGCCATCGGCTTTGATGAATGGTTCAGCGGTGGTTCCGACGTTGTTGGCATGAGCATTCGACTCGACAACGATCTCGTCGATCAATACGAATTTCCTTTGTTGAACGGCGAAGTTGACGACCAAGATTCGTTGCAAACGGGCCCTGAAGGGGTTTTCGACGACGAATTACAGGACATGATGGATTGGGCTCATCTTTCGATCGAGCTTTGTGCAAACAACCTGAGTGTTAAATACAAAGACGTCGAAGTGTTCGACCAAGTGGTTGAATACGATCCAACACCTGGTTTGCTTGTTTTCGGTGGTCGAACGGGTGGAGCAAACGCTTATCACCATATCGACAATATCCAGGTCAAGACCGGAACGGATGTTGGCGAAGGTTGTGTCATTATTCCTCCGTCGTACGTCGCAGGCGAAAATGTGATTGGTACGCGAACTTTCGATGCCACCGTGTCGAACCAAGTGTTTGGCCCTGAGCAGCCTGGTGTTTCCGGACACTCCGGCCGTATTGTGACCGACACGGGACTAACGATCGACAGCATGACAGTCGCTGAAGAAATTCTCGAAGACGAAGAAGGCGATGTCGGATCTTACCCGGTTGTTGACATGGCAGGTGGCGGCGGAACGTTCCCCGTGAATCTCCCTTACCCGAACGGTGTCGCCGGTACCGGTCAAGAAGATTTTGCGGTTGAGACCGTCGCGGAAGTAGTGATTCCCGCCGGCACATGGACGGTTGGATTCGGTTCTGATGACGGTGGTGCACTCACGATTCCTGGTGTTGAGTTCACTGTGACTTCTGACACCAACGATAGCTTTGACGATGACCAGATTCGCTTCGAAGGAACTCGTGGTCATGGTTGGACCGTTGGTACTTTCACCTTGGACGAACCGCTAGAAACAGCGATCATCGGACAATTCTTCGAGCGAGGTGGCGGCGACAGTTTTGAAATCGCTGTCATCGAAGGCGAAGTGATTGAGGATGCTAGTCCTGACAATGGTTGGGAATTGCTTGGTGACGGTACGCTCGATTGGTCTGTGAAGCACACGGGTGTGCCTCTCGTCAGTGCCGACTTGAATGCTTCAGTCGTCGCAGAGCGTCCGTTGGAATTTGATGTCAATGGAGACTCCGGATCGGCTGATCAATTGGCGATCGAGAATCCTGACTCAGAAGTTTATACGACGATCTTGGATGTGGATGGTGTGACCTTCCAGATCAAGGGCGTTGGATCGTTCAGCACGGGTGAAAGCTTCAGCATCGTTGATGCGGATCAGATCACGGGAACGCCTATCTTGTCCTCGCTTGATCCTTCCCAGACTTGGGCATTTGATGCTGAGAATGGTTTGCTTTGTTACGAAGTTTGTGCCGGTACTTTGGTCGGCGATTACAACGGTAATGGCCTGCTTGACGCTGAAGACCTGGACTTGAACGCTGCTGTTGGTATCCCAAGCCAGGACTTGGCTTACGACCTCAACAACGATGGTTTGGTCAATACGGCTGATCGCAAGATCTGGGTGAACGACCTGAAGAACACCTGGATGGGTGATGCTGACTTGAACGGCGTCTTCGACAGTGGTGACTTGGTAACCGTCTTCGCAGCAGCGAAGTACGAAACAGGCCAAGCTGCAAGCTGGGGACAAGGCGACTGGAATGGCGACCAAAAGTTCGATTCTGGTGACTTGGTCGAAGCTTTCAGCAACGCTGGTTACAATGCGGGTCAGCGACCTGGTGGTCCTAATCCGGCAACAGCTGCTGTGCCTGAACCCTCCAGCCTCGTATTGGCGATGTTGAGCCTCTTCGGCTTGGTTGGATTCGCTCGTCGACGTAAGTAA
- a CDS encoding cupin domain-containing protein, with protein MFPWHRHESEDELFLVWRGSMRIEFRDKVVELTSGELCVVPRGIEHRTLADSEAEVLVFEPSNTRNTGDIIDDDFTAPGGIKI; from the coding sequence ATGTTTCCCTGGCATCGCCATGAATCCGAAGACGAGCTCTTTCTGGTTTGGAGGGGTTCGATGCGTATCGAGTTCAGAGATAAAGTTGTTGAGCTAACGTCGGGAGAGCTGTGTGTTGTGCCTCGAGGTATCGAGCACAGGACACTGGCGGATAGCGAGGCAGAGGTACTTGTATTTGAGCCTTCGAACACAAGGAACACAGGTGACATTATCGACGATGATTTCACTGCCCCTGGGGGTATCAAGATATGA
- the pyrF gene encoding orotidine-5'-phosphate decarboxylase codes for MPFSDRLADAILQRKNPVVVGLDPRLGQLPEAIFPGEDADFPTQSKAYALFCKEIIDVVSGRVPAVKPQMAFFEALGPCGLQALAEVIAYARQRDLLVILDGKRNDIGSTATAYAEAYLGADSPWGADALTVSPYLGDDSLTPFVEAGLSKDAGIFVLVKTSNPGGKTFQDQLIDGQPLYRHVAQLVETLATETQGTHGYGAVGAVVGATYPEQLVELRAAMPHSWFLVPGFGAQGGTAESVRHAMDERGLGAIINSSRGIIFAHARPEYESLASSSWLAAVEQATRDMIDQLAVPVR; via the coding sequence GTGCCGTTCTCCGATCGTCTCGCCGATGCGATTTTGCAGCGAAAGAATCCCGTGGTTGTTGGTCTTGATCCAAGATTGGGGCAATTGCCGGAGGCAATCTTCCCGGGGGAAGATGCCGATTTTCCGACTCAGTCAAAAGCCTATGCGTTGTTTTGCAAAGAGATCATCGATGTGGTCTCCGGTCGGGTACCCGCCGTGAAGCCTCAGATGGCCTTCTTTGAAGCGCTTGGGCCTTGCGGGCTCCAAGCCTTGGCGGAAGTCATCGCTTACGCGCGGCAGCGAGATTTGCTGGTAATTCTCGATGGAAAACGAAATGACATTGGTTCAACTGCCACAGCTTATGCCGAGGCCTACTTGGGAGCCGATTCACCGTGGGGGGCAGATGCCTTAACGGTGAGCCCTTACCTAGGAGACGATAGCCTGACGCCCTTCGTGGAAGCTGGTTTGTCGAAGGATGCGGGTATTTTTGTTTTGGTAAAGACGTCGAACCCGGGAGGGAAGACCTTTCAGGATCAATTAATTGATGGCCAGCCTTTATACCGACATGTTGCTCAGCTTGTGGAAACGTTGGCAACAGAGACCCAAGGAACCCACGGTTATGGAGCCGTTGGTGCTGTGGTAGGTGCGACGTATCCCGAGCAACTTGTTGAGTTACGCGCCGCAATGCCTCATAGTTGGTTTCTGGTTCCTGGTTTCGGTGCGCAGGGAGGAACTGCAGAGAGTGTTCGGCACGCCATGGATGAACGCGGACTCGGGGCGATCATCAACAGTTCTCGAGGAATCATTTTTGCCCACGCGCGACCCGAATATGAATCGCTTGCAAGTTCAAGCTGGCTTGCAGCCGTTGAGCAAGCGACTCGCGACATGATTGACCAGTTGGCAGTGCCGGTCCGCTGA